The following proteins come from a genomic window of Elusimicrobiota bacterium:
- the ettA gene encoding energy-dependent translational throttle protein EttA, whose product MAGEYIYTLEDLSKSFGPKKLFEGIYLSFYHKAKIGIVGENGSGKSTLLRIMAGEEKDFMGKAELKKGATLGYLPQEPRLDNNKTVREEVEEAFADVKSLLAEYDKVSESMSGELSAEEMEKALERMGKLQERIEAVDGWNLKRHVDVAMDALVLPPDDTPCRVLSGGEARRVALCKLLLKKPDMLLLDEPTNHLDAETVAWLEQTLKEYPGNVIVVTHDRYFLDNITQWILELDHGKGIPFEGNYAKWLEAKAKRGAVEDKRASAMQKHLQKELEWLRQTPSGRRTKNKARVTAYESLAAQKHEIHADSLDIEVVPGPALGTKVIRAAGLSKGYGEIQLLANVSFDVPRGAIVGLVGPNGVGKTTLFRMITGQEKPDAGQLEVGESVVFSYVDQKRETLTPTNNVFQEISGGVDVLNIGGKQVPARVYLTRFNFRGVDQQKKVGSLSGGERNRLHLAKQMLTGGNVLLLDEPTNDLDVDTIRALEDALLDFSGCVLVISHDRFFLDRVCTHLLVFEGDGKLRWFDGNFEEYHAKHIEETGGQELNRRSKYKKLSLR is encoded by the coding sequence ATGGCCGGCGAATATATCTACACCCTGGAAGACCTATCCAAATCCTTCGGACCCAAAAAATTGTTCGAGGGCATTTACCTGTCGTTTTACCATAAGGCGAAAATCGGCATTGTGGGCGAAAACGGTTCCGGCAAATCGACCTTGTTGCGCATCATGGCGGGGGAGGAAAAGGATTTTATGGGCAAAGCCGAGCTCAAGAAAGGCGCCACCCTCGGCTACCTGCCTCAGGAACCCCGCCTCGACAACAACAAAACGGTCCGCGAAGAAGTCGAGGAAGCCTTCGCCGACGTGAAGTCCCTTCTGGCCGAATACGACAAGGTGTCCGAAAGCATGTCGGGCGAGCTCTCGGCCGAGGAGATGGAAAAGGCACTCGAGCGCATGGGTAAACTTCAAGAAAGAATCGAAGCCGTCGACGGTTGGAACCTGAAGCGCCACGTCGACGTGGCCATGGACGCCCTGGTGTTGCCCCCCGACGACACGCCCTGCCGGGTGCTCTCGGGCGGCGAGGCGCGGCGGGTGGCCCTCTGCAAACTGCTTTTGAAAAAGCCCGACATGTTGCTTTTGGACGAGCCCACCAACCACCTCGACGCCGAAACCGTCGCTTGGTTGGAGCAGACGCTGAAAGAGTATCCGGGCAACGTCATCGTCGTGACCCACGACCGATACTTTCTCGACAACATCACCCAATGGATTTTGGAATTGGACCACGGCAAAGGCATCCCCTTTGAAGGGAACTACGCCAAGTGGCTGGAGGCCAAAGCCAAACGCGGCGCCGTCGAGGACAAGCGCGCTTCGGCGATGCAAAAACACCTGCAAAAGGAATTGGAATGGCTGCGCCAAACGCCCTCGGGTCGGCGGACCAAGAACAAAGCCCGCGTGACCGCCTACGAGAGTTTGGCCGCCCAGAAGCACGAAATCCACGCCGACAGCCTCGACATCGAAGTGGTGCCCGGCCCGGCCCTGGGCACGAAGGTCATCCGCGCCGCCGGGTTGTCCAAGGGGTACGGCGAAATCCAGCTCCTCGCCAACGTCTCCTTCGATGTGCCCCGGGGGGCCATCGTCGGATTGGTCGGCCCCAACGGGGTGGGCAAAACGACCCTGTTCCGCATGATCACCGGCCAGGAAAAGCCCGACGCGGGCCAACTGGAGGTCGGCGAGTCGGTCGTCTTTTCCTACGTCGATCAAAAACGGGAAACCCTGACCCCCACGAACAACGTCTTCCAGGAAATCTCCGGCGGGGTTGACGTTTTGAACATCGGCGGCAAACAAGTCCCCGCCCGGGTCTACCTGACGCGCTTCAATTTCCGCGGGGTGGACCAACAAAAAAAGGTGGGCAGCCTCTCCGGCGGAGAACGCAACCGCCTCCATCTGGCCAAACAAATGTTGACGGGCGGCAACGTGCTTTTGCTCGACGAACCCACCAACGACCTCGACGTCGACACGATCCGCGCGCTGGAGGACGCCCTGCTGGATTTCTCGGGTTGCGTGCTGGTGATCAGCCACGACCGGTTTTTCCTGGACCGGGTGTGCACCCATCTCCTGGTTTTCGAAGGCGACGGCAAACTGCGCTGGTTCGACGGCAACTTCGAGGAGTACCACGCGAAGCATATCGAAGAAACCGGAGGCCAGGAATTGAACCGGCGG
- a CDS encoding D-alanyl-D-alanine carboxypeptidase family protein codes for MVAAAGAEGLSLIPISGFRPLVYQRGLFKRAVRRYGSERKAARWVAPPGHSEHHTGWTLDLGDGDRPATDIDTAFENTPVFAWLVKNAAAHGFELSFPKGNPQGVNYEPWHWRFVGDADARGAFHPD; via the coding sequence ATGGTCGCGGCGGCCGGGGCGGAGGGTCTGTCTTTGATCCCCATTTCCGGGTTTCGTCCCCTGGTTTATCAGCGGGGCCTTTTTAAACGAGCGGTTCGGCGGTACGGTTCGGAACGGAAGGCCGCCCGCTGGGTGGCGCCCCCGGGCCATTCGGAACACCACACCGGCTGGACCCTGGACCTGGGGGACGGGGACCGGCCCGCCACGGACATCGATACCGCTTTTGAAAACACCCCCGTCTTTGCCTGGTTGGTGAAAAACGCCGCCGCCCACGGTTTTGAACTTTCGTTTCCCAAGGGCAACCCCCAGGGGGTGAATTACGAACCCTGGCATTGGCGCTTTGTGGGCGACGCCGACGCCCGGGGCGCCTTTCACCCCGACTGA
- a CDS encoding DUF2784 domain-containing protein, whose translation MLYKFLADSVLIFHALNVAYIVGGPIFAWRYRWFRVVHLISLWWAFFVFAGGFYCPMTNFENALRFHYDPTTTYSTGFIVRYIGPMLWWDLTQKHVVWGMTAWTLFWTAVYIYWWVREKARSKAA comes from the coding sequence ATGCTTTACAAATTTCTGGCCGACAGCGTGTTGATTTTCCACGCTCTCAACGTCGCCTACATCGTCGGCGGCCCGATTTTCGCCTGGCGATATCGGTGGTTCCGCGTCGTGCACTTGATCAGTCTGTGGTGGGCTTTTTTTGTGTTCGCCGGCGGTTTTTACTGCCCCATGACCAATTTTGAAAACGCCCTCCGCTTCCATTATGATCCGACCACCACGTACAGCACGGGCTTCATCGTTCGCTACATCGGGCCCATGCTGTGGTGGGACTTGACCCAGAAACACGTGGTTTGGGGGATGACGGCGTGGACCTTGTTTTGGACCGCCGTCTATATCTATTGGTGGGTCCGGGAAAAAGCGCGATCGAAAGCCGCTTGA
- the ugpC gene encoding sn-glycerol-3-phosphate ABC transporter ATP-binding protein UgpC: MARVILKNLSKTIGEHSIVRQINLDIPDKEFFILVGPSGCGKSTTLRMIAGLEEITAGEIHINDRIVNHVRPKDRDIAMVFQNYALYPHMTVYQNMAFGLKLRGYTRREIDQRVREAAEVLNLGALMDRTPKSLSGGQRQRVALGRAIVRKPQVFLFDEPLSNLDAKLRVQMRLELSKLHQRLQATIIYVTHDQVEAMTMGDRICVMKDGEVQQVAPPLELYERPANKFVAGFIGNPPMNFFPVMVDGGKKDILLRHASFSLTVPKALAEAVRPHVGKEVDFGIRPEDLYDRLFYNYPIPEGTSVKTVVDVVEPMGSEIYIYAKAGTVDLVVRVPAYVKAAAGKKMELVFNLERMHLFDRVTGVALLKTPRSSPPITAPVPAAPL, translated from the coding sequence ATGGCGCGGGTCATTTTAAAAAACCTCTCCAAGACCATCGGCGAACACTCCATCGTCCGTCAGATCAACCTCGACATCCCGGACAAGGAGTTTTTCATCCTCGTGGGGCCCTCGGGTTGCGGCAAGTCCACCACCCTGCGCATGATCGCCGGCCTGGAGGAAATCACGGCCGGCGAAATCCACATCAACGACCGGATCGTCAACCACGTCCGCCCGAAAGACCGGGACATCGCCATGGTGTTCCAAAATTACGCCCTCTACCCGCACATGACGGTTTACCAGAACATGGCCTTTGGATTGAAACTGCGCGGGTACACCCGCCGCGAAATCGACCAGCGGGTGCGCGAGGCCGCGGAGGTCTTGAACCTGGGCGCCTTGATGGACCGCACCCCCAAGTCGCTCTCCGGCGGCCAGCGCCAGCGCGTGGCCCTCGGCCGCGCCATCGTGCGCAAGCCGCAGGTCTTCCTGTTCGACGAACCCCTTTCCAACCTCGACGCCAAGCTGCGTGTGCAAATGCGTCTTGAACTGTCGAAGCTCCACCAACGCCTTCAAGCCACCATCATTTACGTCACCCACGATCAGGTCGAGGCCATGACCATGGGCGACCGGATCTGTGTCATGAAGGACGGCGAAGTCCAGCAGGTGGCCCCGCCCCTGGAACTTTACGAGCGCCCCGCCAATAAATTCGTCGCGGGGTTCATCGGGAACCCGCCCATGAACTTTTTCCCGGTCATGGTCGACGGTGGCAAAAAAGACATCCTGTTGCGCCACGCCTCCTTCAGCCTGACGGTGCCCAAGGCCCTGGCCGAGGCCGTCCGACCGCACGTGGGAAAAGAGGTGGATTTCGGCATCCGCCCCGAAGATCTTTACGACCGTCTCTTTTACAACTACCCCATCCCGGAGGGCACCAGCGTCAAGACGGTCGTCGATGTCGTTGAGCCCATGGGGTCGGAAATTTACATTTATGCGAAAGCCGGCACCGTGGACCTGGTGGTGCGGGTCCCGGCCTACGTCAAGGCGGCGGCGGGGAAAAAGATGGAGTTGGTGTTCAATTTGGAACGCATGCACCTGTTTGATCGCGTGACCGGTGTGGCCCTGCTCAAAACCCCGCGCTCCAGCCCGCCCATCACCGCGCCGGTCCCCGCCGCCCCATTGTAA
- a CDS encoding SRPBCC family protein encodes MSTVRLHRVLRAAPDKIYRAFLDPGAMCKWLPPHGFTGRVHHLDARVGGTYKMSFTNFSTQNSHSFGGTYLELVPGQRIVRIDAFEAPGLPGEMKTTIELKKVRCGTEVRITQEGISPVIPLEACYLGWQESLTLLTPLVEPDIPDA; translated from the coding sequence ATGTCCACGGTTCGTTTGCATCGAGTCCTGCGGGCCGCGCCGGACAAAATTTACCGGGCCTTTTTGGATCCCGGGGCGATGTGCAAATGGCTTCCCCCGCACGGGTTCACCGGCCGGGTGCACCATCTCGACGCCCGGGTGGGGGGCACCTACAAGATGTCCTTTACCAACTTTTCGACGCAAAACAGCCATTCCTTCGGGGGGACTTACTTGGAATTGGTCCCCGGCCAACGGATTGTGCGCATCGACGCCTTCGAGGCCCCGGGCTTGCCCGGCGAAATGAAAACCACCATTGAATTAAAGAAGGTTCGCTGCGGAACCGAGGTTCGGATCACCCAGGAGGGCATCTCCCCGGTCATTCCCTTGGAGGCCTGTTATTTGGGCTGGCAAGAATCCCTGACTTTGCTGACCCCATTGGTGGAACCGGACATCCCCGACGCCTGA
- a CDS encoding DUF4070 domain-containing protein, with translation MSGGRRFLLVYPRFEPTMWGLQYTLPLIGKKSLLPPLGLMTVAALTPPEYELRLVDMNVRPLTDADLDWADAVLFSAMLPQREALFAAAARAKARGKYIVFGGPFPTSCAEDCRDHADTLVINEAELTWPRFLADWTTGRPQPTYASEEKADMTKSPAPRLDLVDLAAYTSVPLQFSRGCPFQCEFCDIIVMLGRVPRLKNIDQFLSELQSVYDRGYRGQVSVVDDNLIGNGREARRLLEALRVWNESHGNPFYYFCQASTNLADDPALLKALVDARFVLVFVGIETPSLESLRETKKFQNTRGSLLDRVQTLQKAGLHVMGGFIVGFDNDGPDIFEKQKAFIAAAAIPNVYISPLVALPGTPLYDRMGREGRLIPGEEKNHTFISGYTNIRFPWPMGPFLDNHRELLSTVYGAKAYFQRSFESLRRLPRSRNPWHRWKTWRAEMRVFFSVVPGVRAARLQRRSPWAAWRGLVATARGFFGGMDPTFRWAALRFVVRVAFFLPERLPWVFHFICMGYHFNRMTRERLLPELDRRRAALEVAA, from the coding sequence ATGTCCGGCGGACGTCGTTTCCTCCTCGTGTACCCCCGGTTTGAGCCCACCATGTGGGGTCTGCAATACACCCTGCCGTTGATCGGGAAAAAATCCCTGCTGCCCCCTCTGGGCTTGATGACCGTGGCGGCTTTGACCCCGCCGGAATACGAGCTGCGGCTGGTGGACATGAACGTCCGCCCGTTGACCGATGCGGATTTGGATTGGGCCGACGCGGTTCTCTTTTCGGCTATGCTGCCGCAACGGGAAGCGCTTTTCGCGGCGGCGGCGCGGGCCAAGGCCCGGGGCAAATACATTGTATTTGGCGGGCCCTTCCCCACCTCCTGCGCCGAGGACTGCCGTGATCACGCGGACACTTTGGTCATTAATGAGGCGGAGCTTACCTGGCCGCGATTTCTGGCGGATTGGACGACCGGCCGCCCCCAACCCACCTACGCGTCCGAAGAAAAGGCCGACATGACGAAATCCCCCGCGCCGCGTTTGGATCTGGTGGACCTCGCCGCCTACACCTCGGTCCCGCTCCAGTTTTCGCGGGGGTGCCCCTTCCAATGCGAATTTTGCGACATCATCGTCATGCTGGGCCGTGTGCCGCGGCTGAAAAACATCGATCAGTTTTTAAGCGAACTCCAATCCGTATACGATCGAGGCTACCGGGGCCAAGTCAGCGTGGTCGATGACAACCTCATCGGCAACGGCCGGGAGGCGCGCCGGCTTTTGGAGGCGCTGCGGGTGTGGAACGAATCCCACGGGAACCCCTTTTATTATTTTTGCCAGGCTTCCACGAACTTGGCGGATGACCCCGCGCTTTTGAAAGCCCTGGTGGACGCGCGGTTTGTTTTGGTTTTCGTGGGCATCGAGACCCCTTCGCTCGAAAGCCTGCGAGAGACGAAAAAATTCCAGAACACCCGGGGGTCCCTCTTGGACCGTGTTCAAACCCTCCAAAAGGCCGGATTGCATGTGATGGGGGGGTTTATCGTCGGGTTCGACAACGACGGGCCGGACATATTTGAAAAACAAAAAGCTTTCATCGCGGCGGCCGCGATCCCCAACGTTTACATCAGCCCATTGGTGGCCCTCCCCGGAACGCCGCTCTACGATCGGATGGGCCGGGAAGGGCGTTTAATCCCGGGGGAGGAAAAGAACCACACATTTATTTCCGGCTACACAAACATACGATTCCCTTGGCCGATGGGCCCCTTCTTGGACAATCATCGCGAATTGTTGTCCACGGTCTACGGGGCCAAGGCGTATTTTCAGCGATCTTTTGAATCGTTGCGTCGGTTGCCCCGGTCGCGGAACCCCTGGCACCGGTGGAAAACCTGGCGCGCGGAAATGCGGGTGTTTTTCAGCGTCGTCCCCGGCGTGCGGGCCGCCCGTTTGCAGCGACGAAGTCCCTGGGCCGCGTGGCGGGGCCTGGTGGCCACGGCCCGGGGGTTTTTCGGCGGCATGGACCCCACCTTCCGCTGGGCCGCCCTCCGATTTGTGGTCCGGGTCGCGTTTTTCCTCCCCGAACGTTTGCCCTGGGTGTTCCATTTCATTTGCATGGGTTACCACTTCAACCGGATGACCCGGGAACGGCTATTGCCCGAACTGGACCGCCGCCGCGCCGCTCTCGAGGTCGCCGCTTAA
- a CDS encoding cytochrome P450 — MPPSVLDRAVPRVTWGRALRDWPSLRRDPLVTLAAWRRERGPVYRLPGRRPVLALSDPRDIQHVLATRQPNYHKGGNFEFTRDTLGQGLVTSNGVHHDQQRRRLGSLFQRSKWSDLPGLVRVEAERVIHDGPARGPLDVSRETARIAIGVVGRALFGMDLFDRAPSIADAYLDGQRYLAGGAFSFWPGWNRWRRRSAFRRATARIVAEGEHVLTCAERGAARSDFLDALLTARDDAGRSLDRKLLRDEIITFLGAGHETTGGAMGWTFDLLFRHPAAWRRLVDESRASETPPLYAEACLLEGMRLRPPVWCLGRRAQETDRLPSGAVVPAGAHVVIFPHVLNWDPAHFRDPMEFRPERFLPGGSDAPSPYAFLPFGAGPRSCLGEGFAMMEMTNLLHHYVRRFDWEPAGTGTARPEALVSLRPRDGVWARVRERTVSA; from the coding sequence ATGCCCCCGTCCGTTCTTGATCGAGCCGTTCCGCGCGTCACCTGGGGCCGCGCCCTGCGGGACTGGCCGTCCCTGCGGCGGGATCCCTTGGTCACCCTGGCCGCGTGGCGGCGTGAACGCGGCCCGGTGTATCGGTTGCCCGGCCGGCGCCCCGTTTTGGCCTTGAGCGATCCCCGCGATATCCAGCACGTCTTGGCCACCCGACAACCCAATTACCACAAGGGCGGCAATTTTGAGTTCACCCGGGACACCCTGGGCCAGGGCCTCGTCACAAGCAACGGGGTTCATCACGATCAACAACGCCGCCGACTGGGCTCCCTCTTCCAACGTTCCAAATGGTCGGACCTTCCCGGTTTAGTGCGGGTCGAGGCCGAACGGGTGATTCACGACGGACCCGCGCGCGGTCCCCTGGACGTCAGCCGGGAAACGGCCCGCATCGCCATCGGTGTGGTGGGGCGCGCGCTTTTCGGAATGGATCTTTTCGACCGGGCCCCGTCCATCGCCGACGCTTACCTGGACGGTCAACGGTATCTGGCGGGCGGGGCTTTCAGCTTTTGGCCCGGATGGAACCGCTGGCGTCGGCGCTCGGCCTTTCGCCGGGCCACGGCCCGCATCGTCGCCGAGGGGGAACATGTTTTGACCTGCGCCGAACGGGGCGCCGCGCGGTCGGATTTTTTGGACGCGTTGTTGACCGCCCGGGACGACGCGGGGCGTTCCTTGGACCGAAAACTCCTTCGTGATGAAATCATCACTTTTCTCGGGGCCGGGCACGAAACGACCGGAGGGGCGATGGGCTGGACGTTTGATTTGCTGTTCCGTCATCCCGCCGCCTGGCGGCGATTGGTCGACGAATCCCGCGCTTCGGAAACACCCCCCCTTTACGCGGAAGCGTGTTTGTTGGAAGGCATGCGGCTCAGGCCGCCCGTCTGGTGTTTGGGGCGGCGCGCCCAAGAGACCGACCGACTGCCCTCCGGCGCGGTCGTCCCGGCGGGCGCGCACGTGGTCATCTTTCCGCATGTGCTCAATTGGGATCCGGCGCATTTCCGCGACCCGATGGAATTCCGCCCGGAACGGTTTTTGCCCGGCGGTTCGGACGCTCCGTCCCCCTACGCCTTCCTGCCTTTCGGGGCCGGCCCGCGGTCTTGCTTGGGGGAAGGGTTCGCCATGATGGAAATGACGAACCTGCTCCACCATTACGTCCGGCGCTTCGACTGGGAACCCGCGGGGACGGGGACCGCGCGCCCGGAAGCCTTGGTCAGTCTGCGCCCGCGGGACGGCGTGTGGGCGCGGGTCCGGGAAAGAACGGTCTCAGCGTAA
- a CDS encoding aspartyl/asparaginyl beta-hydroxylase domain-containing protein: protein MKPDPRPLALRFQRTVADAVLSLVNGFFDRYTGGRRRPAFFDVAATVPPLKALTDRWRDIQAEVDALLADGAQFPRYHELDPHIARISQNDDPSKSWRVFLLYAMGEIPEDARRRAPRTLGLLEGLPGLYQAFFSVLAPGTSVPAHEGPYRGYLRYHLGLRVPKDNPPFIRVLDRNHVWKEGEDVLFDDSWDHEVVNSSKERRVVLIVDVLRPLPAFPAAVNRWFVRRVIHPLYARQLIRNLR from the coding sequence GTGAAACCCGACCCCCGTCCGCTCGCCCTCCGGTTTCAACGGACGGTGGCGGACGCGGTTTTGTCCTTGGTCAACGGCTTCTTTGATCGGTACACCGGAGGGCGACGGCGGCCCGCGTTTTTCGACGTGGCCGCCACCGTTCCGCCGCTCAAGGCCCTCACCGATCGTTGGCGGGACATCCAAGCGGAAGTCGACGCCTTGCTGGCGGACGGCGCGCAGTTCCCCCGTTATCACGAACTCGACCCCCACATCGCCCGCATCTCCCAAAACGACGATCCGTCCAAAAGCTGGCGGGTCTTCCTCCTGTACGCCATGGGGGAAATTCCCGAAGACGCGCGCCGTCGCGCGCCGCGGACCCTGGGCCTTCTTGAGGGGCTCCCCGGTCTTTACCAGGCTTTTTTTTCCGTGTTGGCGCCGGGAACCTCCGTGCCCGCGCACGAGGGGCCCTATCGCGGCTATCTTCGCTACCACCTTGGGTTGCGCGTGCCCAAAGACAACCCGCCCTTTATTCGTGTTTTGGATCGAAACCATGTATGGAAGGAAGGCGAAGACGTGCTGTTCGACGATTCCTGGGACCACGAGGTGGTCAATTCGTCCAAGGAAAGACGCGTGGTTTTGATTGTGGATGTGTTGCGGCCGTTGCCCGCGTTCCCCGCCGCCGTGAACCGCTGGTTCGTCCGGCGGGTGATCCACCCGCTCTACGCCCGGCAACTGATCCGAAATTTACGCTGA
- a CDS encoding 1-acyl-sn-glycerol-3-phosphate acyltransferase, whose translation MTPLPEGPTSTPLGRVFYWIGKTGSNLLFTLFSRVRVRGRENVPRAGALIIAPNHASFADPPLVGSQLPRTLFYMGKEELFRIPVFGWILRQVNAFPIRRKEGDIAAIKAAERILNAGGALIVFPEGRRQRTGQLAPPKRGVGLLAVRTGVPVLPVYVHNAHRILRLARITLVFGRPISPDVGETAEVFSQRVMDAIRQLKETHFGTPS comes from the coding sequence ATGACCCCCCTGCCCGAAGGACCCACGTCCACGCCGCTGGGCCGGGTGTTTTATTGGATCGGCAAGACCGGCTCCAACCTGTTGTTCACGCTGTTTTCCCGGGTTCGCGTGCGGGGGCGCGAAAACGTGCCCCGCGCGGGCGCCCTGATCATCGCGCCCAATCACGCCTCCTTCGCCGACCCCCCCTTGGTGGGTTCCCAACTGCCGCGGACGCTTTTTTATATGGGGAAAGAGGAGCTGTTCCGAATCCCCGTTTTCGGCTGGATCCTCCGCCAGGTGAACGCCTTTCCCATCCGTCGCAAGGAAGGCGATATCGCCGCCATCAAGGCCGCCGAACGGATCTTGAACGCGGGGGGAGCGCTGATCGTGTTCCCCGAGGGCCGCCGCCAGCGGACCGGCCAATTGGCCCCCCCGAAACGCGGGGTGGGGTTGCTCGCCGTCCGAACCGGTGTGCCGGTCCTGCCCGTTTACGTTCACAACGCGCACCGGATTCTTCGACTGGCGCGAATCACCCTTGTTTTCGGCCGACCGATATCGCCGGACGTCGGCGAGACGGCGGAGGTTTTCTCACAACGCGTCATGGACGCGATACGACAATTGAAGGAGACGCACTTTGGAACCCCATCTTAA
- a CDS encoding (d)CMP kinase produces MKRPLTIAVDGPAGAGKSSAARGLAGALRYRHIDTGAMYRAAAWGAWRAGLPLDDAVSLLRGVRAQKYAFKETKDGVRVFLNGEDVTSHLRSPEAGQAASRLSTHPAVRRVLVDRQRRLARGGGVVMEGRDIGTVVLPRADVKFFLDATPEERGRRRWKELRAKGQRASLRKIIEDIRARDHRDRTRAASPLRAADDAVVIDTTGFSLPEVQKVLRAWVRRKTR; encoded by the coding sequence ATGAAACGGCCGCTGACCATCGCGGTGGACGGCCCCGCCGGGGCGGGGAAATCCTCGGCGGCCCGGGGCCTGGCGGGCGCGCTTCGCTACCGACATATCGACACCGGCGCCATGTACCGGGCGGCGGCGTGGGGGGCTTGGAGGGCCGGCCTGCCCCTGGACGACGCGGTGTCCCTGTTGCGCGGGGTGCGCGCCCAAAAGTACGCGTTCAAGGAAACGAAAGACGGGGTCCGGGTCTTTTTAAACGGGGAGGACGTGACTTCCCATCTGCGATCCCCGGAGGCCGGGCAAGCGGCGAGTCGGCTCTCGACCCACCCCGCGGTGCGGCGGGTGCTCGTGGACCGTCAACGGCGGCTGGCCCGGGGCGGCGGCGTGGTGATGGAAGGCCGCGACATCGGCACCGTGGTCCTCCCCCGGGCCGACGTGAAATTCTTTCTCGACGCGACCCCCGAGGAGCGGGGCCGCCGACGTTGGAAGGAGCTCCGGGCGAAAGGCCAACGGGCGTCCTTGCGTAAAATCATCGAGGACATTCGCGCGCGCGACCACCGCGACCGCACCCGCGCCGCCTCCCCGCTGAGGGCGGCCGACGACGCCGTGGTCATCGACACCACGGGGTTCTCCCTCCCGGAAGTGCAAAAGGTCCTGCGGGCGTGGGTCCGACGGAAAACGCGATGA
- the aroA gene encoding 3-phosphoshikimate 1-carboxyvinyltransferase: MLSRVVVPGGALRGELRPPPDKSITHRAVFLSALAQGTSRITHPLAADDCERSAEAFRALGISIESDARGQWVVVGHGLYGLREPAADHIYCGNSGTTMRLITGVLAGQPFATKLMGDKSLSGRPMGRVVEPLQKMGAEIAARDGKFAPLRVHGRRPLRAIHWKSPVPSAQVKSSVLLAGLYADGTTTVEEPQRSRDHSERMLAAAGVKLTIDERGVSIGGGQSLKPRDWVVPSDISSAAFFLVAASIAPGSELMLRNVNTNPTRDGVLEVLSRMGANIKRENETVIGGEPVTDLLVRSAPLRAASFGGDIVPRLVDEIPVLALAATQAEGVTEIRGAQELRVKESDRLAQIAKGLSALGAQVQELPDGLRIEGPTPLVGATLDAAGDHRLSMTYAVAGLVARGETRIQDAECVDISFPTFWTDFERVRVQTQG; this comes from the coding sequence ATGTTAAGCCGCGTGGTGGTGCCGGGCGGCGCCCTGCGGGGCGAACTCCGACCGCCCCCGGACAAATCCATCACCCACCGCGCGGTGTTCCTCTCGGCCCTGGCCCAGGGAACGTCCCGCATCACCCACCCGCTCGCCGCCGACGACTGCGAACGGTCGGCCGAGGCTTTCCGCGCCCTCGGCATCAGCATTGAATCCGACGCCCGGGGGCAATGGGTGGTCGTGGGCCACGGTCTGTACGGACTGCGCGAACCCGCCGCGGATCACATTTATTGCGGGAACTCCGGAACCACAATGCGCCTGATCACGGGGGTCCTCGCCGGCCAGCCGTTCGCGACGAAACTCATGGGCGACAAAAGTTTGTCGGGCCGCCCCATGGGCCGCGTGGTGGAACCGCTCCAAAAAATGGGGGCCGAGATCGCGGCGCGGGACGGCAAGTTCGCGCCGCTGCGGGTGCACGGCCGACGGCCCCTGCGGGCGATTCATTGGAAGAGCCCCGTGCCCAGCGCCCAGGTGAAATCTTCCGTTCTGCTCGCGGGCCTCTACGCCGACGGGACCACCACCGTGGAAGAGCCCCAGCGATCCCGCGACCATTCGGAACGGATGCTGGCCGCGGCCGGCGTAAAACTCACGATCGACGAACGCGGCGTGTCCATCGGGGGGGGGCAATCGTTGAAACCCCGGGATTGGGTCGTACCCTCCGACATTTCAAGCGCGGCGTTTTTCTTGGTCGCCGCCTCCATCGCTCCGGGTTCCGAACTCATGCTGCGCAACGTCAACACCAACCCCACCCGGGACGGGGTGTTGGAAGTGCTGTCGCGCATGGGGGCGAACATCAAGCGGGAAAACGAAACCGTGATCGGGGGCGAACCCGTGACCGACCTGTTGGTCCGCTCCGCGCCGTTGCGGGCGGCTTCTTTCGGTGGGGACATCGTGCCCCGGTTGGTGGATGAGATTCCCGTCTTGGCGCTGGCAGCCACCCAGGCCGAGGGCGTGACGGAAATTCGGGGCGCCCAGGAATTGCGGGTCAAAGAGTCCGATCGCTTGGCGCAAATCGCGAAAGGTTTATCGGCCCTTGGGGCCCAGGTGCAGGAACTGCCGGACGGCCTGCGCATCGAGGGGCCCACGCCCCTGGTCGGGGCGACCCTCGACGCGGCGGGCGACCACCGGTTGTCCATGACCTACGCCGTCGCGGGCCTCGTCGCGCGCGGCGAAACCCGCATCCAGGACGCCGAATGCGTCGATATTTCGTTCCCGACGTTTTGGACGGATTTCGAGCGGGTGCGCGTCCAAACCCAGGGATGA